Proteins encoded within one genomic window of Borrelia parkeri:
- the ftsA gene encoding cell division protein FtsA, producing MSRDLIVGLDIGTSKICTVVAEVNLNNQLEIVGIGTSVSRGVRKGVLINIEAALDSISSSIEAAELISGCDIAALSVSMSGSSIEGTNSRGVVAINSKTREIDNEDVERVIEAAKAIVIPMDREILHVIPQEFIVDGIPHIKNPIDMMGIRLEGEVHIITGSSSSSQNLVRCVNRAGFSVDEIVLGSLASSYATLSKEEREMGVLFVDMGKGTTDIILYVDGSPYYTGVIPIGANRVTLDIAQVWKVPEDIAENIKITAGVAHISALESQVESVIIPNLGTRPPQEKSRKELAIIINSRLSEIFEMIKAEIMKRGLYNKINGGIVLTGGGSLFPGISNLTEEIFKYPSRIGFPMNINGVGEEYIGPKFSSALGLVLYKHEQQKFNKLKKGNNKSKRQSKISSKLKGWFLKEWF from the coding sequence GTGTCTAGGGATTTGATAGTAGGATTAGATATTGGAACTTCAAAGATTTGTACTGTTGTAGCTGAGGTAAACTTGAATAATCAGTTGGAAATAGTTGGAATAGGCACTAGTGTATCAAGAGGTGTGAGGAAAGGTGTTCTTATAAATATTGAAGCTGCACTTGATTCAATTTCTAGTTCCATTGAAGCTGCTGAACTTATTTCTGGGTGTGATATTGCAGCTCTTTCTGTATCTATGTCAGGTAGTAGTATTGAGGGTACTAATTCTCGTGGGGTTGTTGCAATAAATTCAAAAACCAGGGAGATTGATAATGAAGATGTTGAGCGTGTTATTGAAGCTGCTAAGGCAATTGTGATTCCGATGGATAGAGAAATTTTACATGTGATTCCTCAGGAATTTATTGTGGATGGAATTCCTCATATAAAAAATCCAATAGATATGATGGGAATTCGCCTTGAGGGTGAAGTGCATATTATTACTGGCTCTAGTTCTTCAAGTCAGAATTTAGTTAGGTGTGTGAATCGTGCTGGGTTTTCTGTTGATGAAATTGTGCTTGGAAGTTTGGCCTCATCTTATGCTACTTTATCTAAGGAAGAGAGAGAAATGGGAGTTTTGTTTGTTGACATGGGTAAAGGTACAACAGATATAATTCTTTATGTTGATGGCTCTCCTTATTATACTGGAGTAATTCCTATAGGTGCAAATAGAGTTACTCTTGATATTGCACAAGTGTGGAAAGTACCTGAAGATATTGCTGAGAATATTAAAATAACGGCTGGTGTTGCTCATATTTCTGCTCTTGAGAGTCAAGTGGAAAGTGTTATTATTCCTAATCTTGGAACCAGGCCGCCTCAAGAGAAAAGTCGAAAAGAATTGGCTATAATAATTAATTCAAGATTAAGTGAGATTTTTGAGATGATAAAAGCTGAAATAATGAAAAGAGGGCTTTATAATAAGATTAATGGAGGAATTGTTTTAACTGGAGGAGGCTCTTTGTTTCCCGGTATTTCTAATTTAACAGAAGAAATATTTAAATATCCATCAAGAATAGGATTCCCAATGAATATTAATGGGGTTGGAGAGGAGTATATTGGTCCTAAATTTTCCTCAGCTCTTGGTCTTGTTCTTTATAAGCATGAACAGCAAAAATTCAATAAATTAAAGAAGGGAAATAATAAATCTAAGAGACAAAGTAAAATATCTTCAAAATTGAAAGGTTGGTTTTTGAAGGAGTGGTTTTGA
- a CDS encoding cell division protein FtsQ/DivIB has translation MLIYRKFLIIYIYVVISLILLEIIFIIFISPYFLIRYISFNDSIHISKEEILSISGIKPNTYYYDADISAYEKNIMRDLRVKNVTVKLKFPNTISINIERRVPIVTAYENVDGSFIYYFIASDGLILEKCKDLIYDLPIVSGLNLNGNEVGDFLEDRMLAIIKNLNYVKINQNTLYNLISEINFLKLNFYDYKIFLYIKNIYNKILITTDMDLISVMHKVFMISDLLKGRSDTVDLRSGNIILLGED, from the coding sequence ATGTTGATTTATAGAAAATTTTTGATTATATATATTTATGTAGTAATTTCTCTTATACTACTTGAGATTATTTTTATTATTTTTATTTCCCCTTATTTTTTAATCAGATACATTAGTTTTAATGATAGTATTCATATTTCTAAGGAAGAGATATTGAGTATTTCAGGAATTAAGCCTAATACTTATTATTATGATGCTGATATTAGTGCTTATGAGAAAAATATTATGAGAGATCTAAGGGTAAAGAATGTGACGGTAAAACTTAAGTTTCCTAATACAATTAGCATTAATATTGAGAGAAGAGTTCCTATCGTTACTGCTTATGAGAATGTTGATGGCAGCTTTATTTACTATTTTATTGCTTCAGACGGTTTAATTTTGGAAAAGTGTAAAGATTTAATTTATGATTTACCTATAGTTAGTGGATTAAATTTAAATGGCAATGAAGTTGGTGATTTTTTAGAAGATAGAATGCTTGCTATTATAAAGAACCTTAACTATGTTAAAATAAATCAAAATACTTTGTATAATTTAATATCGGAAATTAATTTTTTGAAGTTGAATTTTTATGATTACAAGATTTTTTTGTATATAAAAAATATATATAATAAGATATTAATAACAACGGATATGGATTTAATAAGTGTAATGCATAAGGTATTCATGATATCTGATTTGCTTAAGGGAAGGTCTGATACTGTTGATTTAAGAAGCGGTAATATCATTTTGTTAGGAGAAGATTAG
- the ftsW gene encoding putative lipid II flippase FtsW: protein MFVERNSLRKCYLLVLWSLIAYGLVVFYTSSFFLSLELTGDPNFLFLMRLKYLFLSFIVFFVFERISLDFLKKIVSIILLVTFTLVLATFFSPSVSGTQRWIFLKGISIQPSEIFKVSFTIYLASYLSRFRLKSDNNISYWLKPMLIFSIFWLLIILQNDYSTAIYFAMLFFVVLFVSGMSLGYVFAILFTFVPIAMLFLIFEPYRVARIFAFLNPYEDPLGRGYQIIASLNAFKSGGLGGRGLGMGEVKLGRLPEANSDFIFSVLGEELGFFGICLAILLFFLLFYFGYFVALFAKTRFRFFIAFIASLTIFLQSIMNILIAIGLLPPTGINLPFFSSGGSSIVVTMALSGLIANVSRDVEDE, encoded by the coding sequence ATGTTTGTAGAGAGAAACTCTCTTAGAAAATGTTATTTACTTGTTTTATGGTCGCTTATTGCTTATGGTCTTGTTGTATTTTATACATCTTCATTTTTTTTAAGTCTAGAACTTACAGGGGACCCTAATTTTTTATTCTTAATGCGTCTTAAATATCTTTTTTTAAGTTTTATTGTATTTTTTGTCTTTGAAAGAATTTCTTTAGATTTTTTAAAAAAAATTGTTTCTATTATATTGCTTGTAACCTTTACATTAGTTTTGGCAACTTTTTTTTCCCCTAGTGTTTCAGGAACACAAAGGTGGATATTTTTAAAAGGCATTAGTATTCAGCCTTCAGAGATTTTCAAGGTATCTTTTACGATTTATCTTGCGAGTTATTTGAGTAGATTTAGATTAAAGTCAGATAATAATATTTCTTATTGGCTAAAGCCAATGTTAATTTTTAGTATTTTTTGGTTGCTCATAATTTTACAAAATGATTATTCAACGGCTATTTATTTTGCTATGCTTTTCTTTGTTGTTTTATTTGTTTCTGGAATGTCATTGGGATATGTTTTTGCTATTTTATTTACTTTTGTTCCAATTGCTATGCTTTTTTTAATATTTGAACCTTACAGGGTTGCTAGAATTTTTGCATTTTTAAATCCTTATGAAGATCCTTTGGGAAGAGGATATCAAATAATTGCATCACTTAATGCTTTTAAGAGTGGTGGTCTTGGGGGAAGGGGGCTTGGAATGGGCGAGGTAAAGCTTGGCAGACTTCCAGAGGCTAATTCTGATTTTATTTTTTCTGTGCTTGGAGAGGAATTAGGATTTTTTGGGATTTGTCTTGCTATTTTATTATTTTTTTTATTGTTCTATTTTGGGTATTTTGTTGCTCTTTTTGCTAAAACCAGATTTAGATTTTTTATTGCGTTTATTGCAAGTCTTACAATTTTTCTTCAAAGCATCATGAATATTTTAATTGCAATTGGTCTTTTGCCTCCCACAGGTATAAATTTACCATTTTTTTCATCAGGTGGTTCTTCTATTGTTGTTACAATGGCTCTTTCTGGACTTATTGCAAATGTTTCTAGAGATGTTGAAGATGAATAA
- the mraY gene encoding phospho-N-acetylmuramoyl-pentapeptide-transferase, with product MFCLLGLRLLKYITFRTAYATIFAFLLALIFGPFIILRLKKLKLDQILRKDGPKRHLSEKIGIPTMGGILIFFCVLVSLFFWINFWNIYFLIILFVMVSFACLGFVDDLLKIKRKNSDGLNPRFKIYGQILFSCISVTILYCFGDEHVSIIYFPFFKSLKLDLGMLYIPFGMFILISASNSFNLTDGLDGLAIGLSIVVTGALVIIAYLTSRVDFASYLNIPNIKGAEELVVFLGALLGGSFGFLWFNAYPAKIMMGDTGSLSIGAVLGMTALILKSEILFAILAGVFVVETLSVIIQVIVYKHTKKRVFKMAPLHHHFEELGWSEMQVVIRFWIIGLIFAIIALSTLKIR from the coding sequence ATGTTTTGTCTTTTAGGACTTAGATTGTTAAAATATATTACTTTTAGAACCGCTTATGCTACTATTTTTGCATTTTTGCTTGCATTAATTTTTGGTCCATTTATTATTTTAAGACTTAAAAAACTAAAACTAGATCAAATCTTAAGAAAGGATGGACCAAAGCGTCATTTAAGTGAGAAGATAGGAATTCCTACTATGGGAGGTATTCTTATTTTTTTTTGTGTTTTAGTTTCTTTATTTTTCTGGATTAATTTTTGGAATATTTACTTTTTAATTATACTTTTTGTCATGGTTAGTTTTGCTTGCTTAGGATTTGTGGATGATTTGCTAAAAATAAAGAGAAAAAATTCAGATGGGCTTAATCCTCGATTTAAGATTTATGGGCAAATATTGTTTTCTTGTATTTCAGTTACTATTCTTTATTGTTTTGGTGATGAGCATGTTAGTATAATTTATTTCCCTTTTTTTAAGTCTCTTAAATTAGATTTGGGGATGTTATATATTCCATTTGGGATGTTTATTTTAATATCTGCGTCTAATTCTTTTAATTTGACAGATGGACTTGATGGACTTGCTATTGGACTTAGTATTGTTGTAACAGGAGCTCTAGTGATAATTGCATATCTTACAAGTAGAGTAGATTTTGCATCTTATTTAAATATTCCAAATATTAAAGGTGCTGAAGAACTTGTAGTATTCCTTGGAGCTTTACTTGGCGGTAGTTTTGGATTTTTGTGGTTTAATGCGTATCCTGCTAAAATAATGATGGGTGATACTGGTAGTCTTTCAATCGGGGCGGTTCTTGGGATGACAGCTTTAATCTTAAAGAGTGAGATTCTTTTTGCAATTCTTGCAGGAGTTTTTGTGGTTGAGACTTTATCTGTAATTATTCAAGTAATAGTTTATAAGCATACTAAGAAAAGGGTTTTTAAAATGGCACCACTTCATCATCATTTTGAGGAGCTTGGTTGGTCTGAAATGCAGGTTGTTATTAGATTTTGGATAATAGGTTTAATATTTGCTATAATTGCTTTAAGCACTCTTAAGATTAGATGA
- the murF gene encoding UDP-N-acetylmuramoyl-tripeptide--D-alanyl-D-alanine ligase, whose translation MHIKIEDILDSLKDIKFVGYASSMQKIVSFYSLDSREINAKNSSASLYFAYKGDRVDGFSFVEYLIDIGVQCFVCSKDCESLCVEYLNRDKNLVFLLTSNVIIFLQNLAAHFITRASFKRIAITGSNGKTTTKEMLYSILSERYKTCKTWGNLNSDIGLPLSILRTEGDEEYAVFEVGISYIGEMNLLAEILNPEIVVVTNISYAHMQAFEDLEIVTAEKGKIITKSTQIVILNESCPYHLHLRVIAKSINPGINIFYFDFHSLQIRSFTFLNDKFFYDFTYKGFDYSILLPGQHNIFNAISCINLALLLGLSENEIRNGLLHADFQKGRAELLRVKNYLVLNDSYNGNLGSFMALKEMILGLEIKGKKIIILGAFKELGKFAYEAHKTAISEVVLMNFDKGFLIGEEFQEVKKIENLTLDNLFYFSDFENFIDYFVKNLESECFIAIKGSRSNRLERVLDYL comes from the coding sequence ATGCATATAAAAATTGAAGACATTTTAGATTCTCTAAAGGATATTAAATTTGTTGGTTATGCAAGTAGTATGCAAAAGATTGTATCATTTTATTCGCTTGACAGTCGTGAAATAAATGCTAAAAATAGTAGTGCTAGTCTTTATTTTGCATATAAAGGTGATAGGGTGGATGGATTTTCTTTTGTCGAATATTTAATTGATATTGGTGTTCAATGTTTTGTGTGCTCTAAAGATTGTGAGAGTTTGTGTGTTGAGTATTTAAACAGAGATAAGAATTTGGTTTTTTTGCTTACTAGTAATGTAATTATTTTCCTTCAAAACTTAGCAGCACATTTTATTACAAGAGCAAGTTTTAAGAGGATAGCTATTACTGGTAGTAATGGAAAGACTACAACAAAAGAGATGCTTTACAGCATATTGTCAGAGAGATATAAAACTTGCAAGACTTGGGGAAATTTAAATTCTGATATTGGGTTGCCTTTGAGTATTTTGAGAACTGAGGGAGATGAGGAGTATGCTGTTTTTGAAGTGGGGATTAGCTATATTGGAGAGATGAACCTCCTTGCTGAAATATTAAATCCCGAAATTGTTGTTGTAACAAATATAAGTTATGCTCATATGCAAGCTTTTGAAGATCTAGAGATTGTTACTGCTGAGAAGGGTAAAATCATTACTAAGAGTACTCAGATAGTAATTTTAAATGAGAGTTGTCCTTATCATTTACATTTAAGAGTAATAGCTAAGTCTATTAATCCAGGGATTAATATTTTTTATTTTGATTTTCATAGTCTTCAAATCAGATCATTTACATTTTTAAATGATAAATTTTTTTATGATTTTACTTATAAAGGGTTTGATTATTCTATTTTATTACCCGGTCAGCATAATATTTTCAATGCAATATCTTGCATTAATTTAGCTTTGTTGCTTGGACTGAGTGAAAATGAGATTCGTAATGGTTTATTGCATGCTGATTTTCAAAAAGGTAGGGCAGAGCTTTTAAGAGTAAAAAATTATTTGGTTTTGAATGATTCTTATAATGGTAATTTAGGTTCATTTATGGCGTTAAAGGAGATGATTTTGGGTCTTGAGATAAAGGGTAAAAAAATTATTATTCTTGGTGCTTTTAAAGAACTTGGAAAGTTTGCGTATGAGGCACATAAAACAGCGATTAGTGAAGTTGTTTTGATGAATTTTGATAAAGGTTTTTTAATTGGTGAAGAATTTCAAGAAGTAAAAAAAATTGAAAACTTAACCTTAGATAATTTATTTTATTTTAGTGATTTTGAAAATTTTATTGATTATTTTGTGAAAAATTTGGAATCTGAGTGTTTTATTGCTATTAAAGGGTCAAGATCAAATAGACTTGAAAGGGTTCTTGATTATCTTTAA
- the rsmH gene encoding 16S rRNA (cytosine(1402)-N(4))-methyltransferase RsmH, whose product MGNIFHIPVFLDEIINLLEASNISDRFVFVDCTLGEGGHSSAVLKKYQNINVIGIERDDIVLNRAKESLIEFKERVSYFNDWFDDFFSEYPLSSKINFILADLGISMFHYKMSGRGFSFFEDERLDMRLNPGAGGLSAYDIVNNFDKKRLENLIYELSGERYSRRIVKSILEHRKIKKIETSRELQNIVSKAYPRIKLKINPATKTFQALRIYVNDELFRLKKSLPLWVESLSKNGVLAIVTFHSLEDKIVKEFFKGLSKEQYCILTKKPIIPSFEEKRFNNASRSAKLRVIKKLYE is encoded by the coding sequence ATGGGTAATATTTTTCATATACCTGTATTTCTTGATGAAATTATTAATCTTTTAGAGGCATCAAATATAAGTGATAGGTTTGTTTTTGTTGATTGTACTCTTGGGGAAGGTGGGCACTCAAGTGCAGTTCTTAAGAAGTATCAAAACATAAATGTGATTGGGATTGAGAGGGATGACATTGTTTTAAATAGGGCAAAAGAGTCTCTTATAGAATTTAAAGAAAGAGTTTCATATTTTAATGATTGGTTTGATGATTTCTTTAGTGAATATCCTTTAAGTAGTAAAATCAATTTTATTTTAGCTGATCTTGGTATTTCCATGTTTCATTACAAAATGAGTGGTAGGGGATTTTCTTTTTTTGAAGATGAAAGATTAGATATGAGGCTGAATCCTGGTGCTGGAGGTCTTAGTGCTTATGATATTGTCAATAATTTTGACAAAAAAAGACTTGAAAATTTAATCTATGAATTAAGTGGTGAACGTTATTCTAGAAGAATTGTTAAATCTATCTTAGAACATAGAAAAATTAAGAAAATAGAAACCTCAAGAGAGCTGCAGAACATAGTTAGCAAAGCCTATCCTAGGATAAAGCTTAAAATAAATCCGGCAACTAAAACTTTTCAAGCGTTAAGAATTTATGTTAATGATGAGCTTTTTCGTTTAAAGAAAAGCTTGCCATTATGGGTAGAAAGCTTATCAAAGAATGGCGTCTTGGCTATTGTTACATTTCATTCATTGGAAGATAAAATTGTAAAAGAGTTTTTTAAAGGTTTAAGTAAAGAACAATATTGTATACTTACTAAAAAGCCTATAATTCCAAGCTTTGAAGAAAAGAGATTTAATAATGCATCAAGAAGTGCTAAGCTTAGAGTCATAAAAAAATTATATGAGTAA